Below is a genomic region from Isosphaeraceae bacterium EP7.
CGCTAATGCGGGCCGCGATCTCGGGATCGCCGACGGTGTCAAGCTCGATCTGGTCGAGGTCGCGCACGCCGTCGATCAGCTTGCGTCGAGTCGCGGCGTCGATGCCCTCGGGGTTCGACACATAGAGCACCGGGTCGCCGGACGAACGGAATTGCGTCCCCTGATACTTGCTGGGGAGGAAGCCGTTGTGCCAGTAGCGCGAAAGCAGCGGCTGGCCGCCGCCGCCCGAGAGGAGCACGACGTACTCAGGAAGATTCTTATTGACGCTGCCCAGCCCATAGCTCAGCCACGAGCCGAGGGTCGGCCGGCCCGGCTGCTGGTTCCCCGAGAGCAGGAACGTGACGGCCGGGTCGTGGTTGATCGGGTCGGTGTGCATGCTGCGGACGATGGCGATGTCGTCGGCAACCTCGGCCAGCCTCGGCATCAGCTCGGTCAGCTCGGCGCCCGACTTGCCGGCCTTCACGAACTTGTTCGACGGCCCGACCATCAGGAGTTGCGACTGCCCGCTGGTCATCCCGGTGATACGCTGGCCGTTCCGCACCGAGGCGGGCAGCTCCTCGCCGGTGCGCTTGGTCAGGACCGGCTTGGGGTCATACAGGTCGATGTGGCTGGGGCCGCCCGACATGAACAGGTAGATGACCCGCTTGGCCTTGGGGGCGAAGTGCAGGTGCCCGAGCGCGCCGTCGGCCGGGAACAGGCCCGACGACGCGGCGCCTGCGCCCGCCCCGGCGAAGACGTCGCCGCCACGCAGCAGCGAGGCCAGGGCCATGGTGCCCAGGCCGGCGGTCGACCGGCCCAGGAGGGTCCGGCGAGTGATGGATCGGCTCAGCTCGTCACGCGGGTCCATTGCATCATCCCTTCGTGATCGTCTCGTCGAGATTCAGGAGCACATTGCCGATGGCCGTCCAGGCAGCAAGCTCGGCCTCGTCCATGTTCGCCGGCCGGGCCGACTCACCGATCGAGATCAGGGCCTTGGCGGCCTTGGGGTCGGCCTTGAAATGGTCGAGTTGCTCGCCGAAGACGCGGGCCAGGACTTCCATTTCGCGGGGCTTGGGCGGGCGAGCGAGGCAGAGCCTGAAGGCGTATTCCAGGCGACGCTCGGTGCCGTCGCCCCCCTCGGCGATAATCCGCTGACCCAGGGCCCGGGAGGCCTCGACGTAGGTCGGGTCGTTCATCAGCACCAGGGCCTGGAGCGGGGTGTTGGTCCGGGCCCGGCTGACGGTGCAGGTCTCGCGGTTGGGGGCGTCGAAGGCGCTCAGGCTGGGGTGTGGCAGCGACCGCTTCCAGTAGGTGTAGAGGCCGCGGCGGTTGAGGTCGGTCCCCTTGCTGGGGGTGTACTTCTGCGAGCTGAAGTCGCCGCCGAAGGAGACCTCTTCCCAGAGGCCGGGCGGCTGGTAGGGGTAGACGCTGCGTCCGCCGACGGCCGGGTTCAGCAGGCCGCTGACGGCCAGGGCGTTGTCGCGGATCGCCTCGGCGTCGAGCCGGAACCGGGGGCCTCGGGCGAGGAACCGGTTATAGGGGTCGCGCTCGAGCAGGTTGGCGTCCACCTTCGAGACCTGACGGTAGGCGGCGCTCGTCACGAGCAGGCGCTGCATGGCCTTCACGTCCCAGCCGGTGCGGATGAACTCGGTGGACAGCCAGTCGATCAGCTCGTGGTGGGTGGGCCACTCGCCCTGCGAGCCGAAGTCGTTGGCGGTCTTCACCAGGCCGGTGCCGAAGTAATGCTGCCAGTAGCGGTTGACCGTCACGCGGCTGACCAGCGGGTTGGCGGGGTCGACCAGCCAGCGGGCCAACGCCAGGCGGTCGGCCTTGACCCCGGCGGGCAGGGGGGGAAGGCTCTCGGGCACGCCGGCGACGACCTCGTCACCCTTGGACCGATAATCGCCCCGGACGAGGATGAAGGTCTTGCGCGGCTTGGGCATCTCCTCCATGACCATCGTGGTCGGGATGCTCGCCTCGAAGTCGGTCGCCGCCTTCTTCTTCGCGGCCAGGTCGGCGACGAGGGCCTTGGCTTCGGGAGAGATCTCGGCCCGGAAGTAGTCCTTCGCCGCCTTCGCCTGCTCGGGCGTACGCGTCTCGGGGGCAACCGCCAGGGCCTTCTCGACCGGCATCGGGTACAGCGGCACGATGGCGGGTGAGGGGGCCGAGGTGAGCGCCAGGCGGAATCGGCCGATTGTGTGCTGGCTGTACGGCGCCTCGAACTTCAGGCGGACCCGCAGGATCGTCCCGCCCGGGAAGCCGAACGGCTGCGAGGCGGCGACGGCCAGGTAACGCGGATCCTTGTACTGGTCGCCCTGAACGGACCACCCCGACTTGGCGTCGGCGTCGATCACCTTGACCGCCTGGAAGTTGCCCGGCTGGACGAAGTCGGCGGTGGCCGATGCGAGCGAGACGGGCTGGGCGACGTCGAGCTGGTCGGCGGGTGTCGCCTCGATTTCCAGGCCCGAGAGGACAAAGTTGCCGTTGCCCGAGCGGGAAAGGCTTTCCTTCGACAGACTCGGATCGGGCAGGGCCTCGACCCGCAGGCCGGTCAGGTCGGTGGCGTCGGTGCGAAGAACCGCCTCGTAGATGTCCCGGCTGGGGTTCTCGCCCGAGGCCAGCACCGATCCGTCGGCCTGCTTGGTCAGCGTGGCTCCGTTGCGGGAGAGGACGCTGGTGGGCTCGACCGTCTTCCAGATCGCGGCGGCCTGCTCGCGGGCGGCCTTGCGGTCGGCTTCCCACTTCACCTGGGCCGCGTCGATCTCGGGGAGGGGGCCGGCGATCCTGGCTTCCAGCGAGGCAACCTCACCCTTCAGCTCGTCCAGCCGCTTCGTCTGGGCGACGACCGGGACGGCCATGCGCGGGGCGGGCGACTCTTTGCTACCGTCCAGCCCCTTCTCCGGCACGTTGTGGAAGAAGGCGTAGAAGCGATAGAAGTCCTTCTGCGAGAACGGGTCGTACTTGTGGTCATGGCACTCGGCACATGCCAGGGTCGATCCCAGGAAGACCTGCGACGTGGTGGTCACGCGGTCGATGACGTACTTGCTCAGGTACTCATCTGGGTCGGCCCCGCCCTCGAAGTTGACCATGCCCGCGCGGTTGAATCCGGTGGCGATCTTCTGATCGACCGTC
It encodes:
- a CDS encoding DUF1501 domain-containing protein → MDPRDELSRSITRRTLLGRSTAGLGTMALASLLRGGDVFAGAGAGAASSGLFPADGALGHLHFAPKAKRVIYLFMSGGPSHIDLYDPKPVLTKRTGEELPASVRNGQRITGMTSGQSQLLMVGPSNKFVKAGKSGAELTELMPRLAEVADDIAIVRSMHTDPINHDPAVTFLLSGNQQPGRPTLGSWLSYGLGSVNKNLPEYVVLLSGGGGQPLLSRYWHNGFLPSKYQGTQFRSSGDPVLYVSNPEGIDAATRRKLIDGVRDLDQIELDTVGDPEIAARISAYEMAYRMQSSVPELMDIGQESKEVLELYGATPGKASFANNCLLARRLAERDVRFVQLYHRDWDHHGDLPKELKRQCDATDRPAAALIKDLKRLGLLDETLVIWGGEFGRTAYSQGAITAEKFGRDHHPRCFSIWMAGGGIKPGITHGETDDFAYNVVKDGVHVHDFQATVLHLLGVDHTKLTFRFQGRDFRLTDISGKVVQPLLA
- a CDS encoding PSD1 and planctomycete cytochrome C domain-containing protein, producing the protein MTRTLILAMAFVVFGSGPGLRAASDDGPVIDFNRDVRPILSENCYACHGPDKNVRKADLRFDLKDDPFRDRDGHAVIVPGNVEDSALIERLVSEDPEEMMPPPKFGKAVSKAQVETLRTWIKQGAKWDGHWAYLPPKRGEPPEVRGRKWVRNPVDQFILKRLEDMSLAPAAEADRATLIRRLTLDLTGLPPTIAEVDAYLADSAPDAYERLVDRLLASDRYGERMAQSWLDLARYADTNGYHIDNHRDIWLYRDWVIDAFNKNKPFDVFTVEQMAGDLLPNPTVDQKIATGFNRAGMVNFEGGADPDEYLSKYVIDRVTTTSQVFLGSTLACAECHDHKYDPFSQKDFYRFYAFFHNVPEKGLDGSKESPAPRMAVPVVAQTKRLDELKGEVASLEARIAGPLPEIDAAQVKWEADRKAAREQAAAIWKTVEPTSVLSRNGATLTKQADGSVLASGENPSRDIYEAVLRTDATDLTGLRVEALPDPSLSKESLSRSGNGNFVLSGLEIEATPADQLDVAQPVSLASATADFVQPGNFQAVKVIDADAKSGWSVQGDQYKDPRYLAVAASQPFGFPGGTILRVRLKFEAPYSQHTIGRFRLALTSAPSPAIVPLYPMPVEKALAVAPETRTPEQAKAAKDYFRAEISPEAKALVADLAAKKKAATDFEASIPTTMVMEEMPKPRKTFILVRGDYRSKGDEVVAGVPESLPPLPAGVKADRLALARWLVDPANPLVSRVTVNRYWQHYFGTGLVKTANDFGSQGEWPTHHELIDWLSTEFIRTGWDVKAMQRLLVTSAAYRQVSKVDANLLERDPYNRFLARGPRFRLDAEAIRDNALAVSGLLNPAVGGRSVYPYQPPGLWEEVSFGGDFSSQKYTPSKGTDLNRRGLYTYWKRSLPHPSLSAFDAPNRETCTVSRARTNTPLQALVLMNDPTYVEASRALGQRIIAEGGDGTERRLEYAFRLCLARPPKPREMEVLARVFGEQLDHFKADPKAAKALISIGESARPANMDEAELAAWTAIGNVLLNLDETITKG